Proteins co-encoded in one Corallococcus macrosporus genomic window:
- a CDS encoding Fic family protein codes for MKVPTATEQLAPHREATRALDWALPALRADLAAAARQPFRETGTQEDFLLRHDAPAHETQGAARTERFKQALARVRRLADAGEPLTFARMLEVQSELLGGPTGFRDGDAFAWGGAHRYALEPGLEAAFREKVEADAREDRHPVAHATRLYLDLCFFHPFPDGNARAARLWLEYMLRRGRLPTPPLAPVVLWPKRPGDAVNYTRLARLLARTIAGPDAPCRNEVPE; via the coding sequence GTGAAAGTCCCCACCGCCACCGAGCAGCTCGCGCCCCACCGGGAGGCCACGCGCGCCCTGGACTGGGCGCTGCCCGCGCTCCGGGCGGACCTGGCCGCGGCGGCGCGGCAGCCCTTCCGGGAGACGGGGACCCAGGAGGACTTCCTCCTGCGCCATGACGCACCGGCCCATGAAACGCAGGGGGCCGCGCGGACGGAGCGCTTCAAGCAGGCCCTGGCCCGGGTGCGGCGACTCGCGGACGCGGGCGAGCCGCTGACCTTCGCCCGGATGCTGGAGGTCCAGTCGGAGCTGCTGGGCGGGCCCACGGGCTTTCGCGACGGCGACGCCTTCGCGTGGGGTGGCGCGCACCGCTACGCGCTCGAGCCCGGGCTGGAGGCGGCCTTCCGCGAGAAGGTGGAGGCGGACGCTCGCGAGGACCGCCATCCGGTGGCGCATGCCACGCGGTTGTACCTGGACCTGTGTTTCTTCCATCCCTTCCCGGACGGCAACGCGCGCGCGGCGCGGCTGTGGCTGGAATACATGCTGCGCCGGGGCCGGCTGCCCACACCGCCGCTGGCGCCCGTGGTGCTGTGGCCCAAGCGTCCGGGAGACGCGGTGAACTACACGCGGCTGGCAAGGCTGCTGGCCCGGACCATCGCGGGGCCGGACGCCCCGTGCCGCAATGAGGTGCCTGAATGA
- a CDS encoding Hsp20/alpha crystallin family protein has product MATNNPNPGAKGGPSSSPAVKNTQADDVQGGGSQAQEPRKGTGITRRESYAPITGREAIPLSPFGLLRRMMEDMDQLFTDFGGRGLIGRSSVLDEGLWSPQVDVLERNGNLIVKADLPGMKQEDIHVELLSDMLVIEGERSFEKEEESETEGVWSLERSTGSFHRAIPLPEGIDTETVQANFENGVLEVSLKLPQPQPQGKRIEVKGGSGGQARLKPGKPIH; this is encoded by the coding sequence ATGGCAACGAACAACCCGAATCCGGGGGCGAAGGGGGGGCCCTCTTCCTCGCCCGCCGTGAAGAACACCCAGGCCGACGACGTGCAGGGCGGCGGCTCGCAGGCCCAGGAGCCCAGGAAGGGTACGGGCATCACCCGCCGCGAGTCCTACGCCCCCATCACCGGGCGGGAGGCCATTCCCCTGAGCCCGTTTGGACTGCTGCGCCGGATGATGGAGGACATGGATCAGCTCTTCACCGACTTCGGGGGCAGGGGCCTCATCGGCCGGAGCAGCGTGCTGGACGAGGGCCTCTGGTCACCGCAGGTGGACGTGCTGGAGCGCAACGGCAATCTCATCGTGAAGGCAGACCTACCGGGAATGAAGCAGGAGGACATCCACGTCGAGCTGCTGAGCGACATGCTTGTGATTGAGGGCGAGCGCAGCTTCGAGAAGGAGGAGGAGTCGGAGACCGAAGGGGTCTGGAGCCTGGAGCGCAGCACCGGTTCGTTCCACCGGGCCATCCCGCTGCCAGAAGGCATCGACACGGAGACGGTCCAGGCGAACTTCGAGAACGGCGTGCTGGAGGTCTCCCTGAAGCTTCCGCAGCCCCAGCCGCAGGGCAAGCGCATCGAGGTGAAGGGAGGCTCGGGCGGGCAGGCCCGGCTGAAGCCCGGGAAGCCCATCCACTGA
- the cheB gene encoding chemotaxis-specific protein-glutamate methyltransferase CheB yields MNAIRVLVVDDAAVVRRQVSQLLGSAPGLEVVATAANGRIALAKVEQFQPDVVLLDLEMPELDGLETLKLLRQRAPELPVVMFSALTERAGMLTLEALALGARDYVTKPTSAGGMNVTVESVRDELVRKLRAFDVRPPSPTMAPFPATRALQPRPRVPARVEAIVIGASTGGPGALVRVVSALPADLPVPVLIVQHMPPLFTRLLAERLQGVSPLSVREAVTGASVQPGAVWVAPGDFHLAVYRDAGGVRLLTHQGPTENACRPAVDLLFRSAAEVYGAGVLAVVLTGMGQDGLRGCRKVSEAGGQVVVQDQASCVIGSMPGAVEQAGLADAVVPLDALALELVRRVDPRGRRT; encoded by the coding sequence ATGAACGCCATCCGGGTCCTGGTCGTCGACGACGCGGCCGTGGTGCGGCGACAGGTGTCGCAGCTCCTGGGCTCGGCGCCCGGCCTGGAGGTCGTCGCCACCGCGGCCAACGGCCGCATCGCCCTGGCGAAGGTGGAGCAGTTCCAGCCGGACGTGGTGCTGCTGGACCTGGAGATGCCGGAGCTGGACGGGCTGGAGACGCTGAAGCTCTTGCGCCAGCGCGCCCCGGAGCTGCCCGTGGTGATGTTCAGCGCGCTCACCGAACGCGCCGGCATGCTGACCCTGGAGGCGCTCGCGCTGGGGGCACGTGACTACGTGACGAAGCCCACGTCCGCGGGCGGGATGAACGTCACCGTGGAGTCCGTGCGCGACGAATTGGTGCGCAAGCTCAGGGCGTTCGACGTGCGTCCCCCGTCCCCCACGATGGCGCCGTTCCCGGCGACGCGCGCACTTCAGCCCCGGCCTCGGGTGCCCGCGCGGGTGGAGGCCATCGTCATCGGCGCGTCCACCGGAGGCCCGGGCGCGCTGGTGCGCGTGGTGTCCGCGCTGCCAGCGGACCTGCCGGTGCCGGTGCTCATCGTGCAGCACATGCCTCCCCTCTTCACGCGGCTGCTCGCGGAGCGGTTGCAGGGCGTGAGCCCGCTCTCCGTTCGAGAGGCCGTGACGGGTGCGTCCGTGCAGCCTGGCGCGGTGTGGGTCGCCCCGGGGGACTTCCACCTCGCCGTGTATCGCGACGCGGGGGGCGTGCGGCTGCTCACGCACCAGGGGCCCACGGAGAACGCGTGCCGTCCGGCGGTGGACCTGCTCTTCCGCTCGGCGGCGGAGGTTTACGGCGCGGGCGTGCTGGCGGTGGTGCTCACCGGCATGGGCCAGGACGGGCTGCGCGGCTGCCGCAAGGTGAGCGAAGCGGGCGGTCAAGTGGTGGTGCAGGACCAGGCCAGCTGTGTCATCGGCAGCATGCCGGGCGCGGTGGAGCAGGCGGGGCTCGCGGATGCGGTGGTGCCCCTGGACGCCCTGGCCCTGGAGCTGGTGCGGCGCGTGGATCCGCGCGGACGGAGGACCTGA
- a CDS encoding PhzF family phenazine biosynthesis protein, which produces MQVHIIDAFTRTAGAGNRAGVVLDATALDVPTMQRTAAAVSASETAFVLSRPGDATVRLRYFTPVDEIPFCGHATVATFHLLAEKGLLKCPGTYTLECPGGTFGIELEPRGGQGTRVWITTPQPPAEPNPVAMEALMATLGGTAAQVDPTLPVIRQGHRLVVPLRRLADLEALTPRGAAMNALLMPHGLRGVYLFTREAKEEGSAAQARYFVPGFGILEDPVTGSAAGPLAAYLAEHGSLRLPEQGGTVASRVEQGDTLGKPGRIDIQVTGRPGHIERARVGGVALTVMDATLLA; this is translated from the coding sequence ATGCAGGTCCACATCATCGATGCCTTCACCCGCACCGCCGGTGCAGGAAACCGCGCGGGCGTGGTGCTCGACGCCACGGCGCTGGACGTCCCGACGATGCAGCGGACCGCCGCGGCCGTCAGCGCGTCGGAGACCGCCTTCGTCCTGTCCCGGCCCGGCGACGCCACGGTGCGCCTGCGCTACTTCACGCCCGTGGATGAGATTCCCTTCTGCGGCCACGCCACGGTGGCCACCTTCCACCTGCTCGCGGAGAAGGGGCTGCTGAAGTGCCCGGGGACGTACACGCTGGAGTGCCCCGGTGGCACCTTCGGCATCGAGCTGGAGCCCCGGGGCGGGCAAGGGACGCGCGTGTGGATCACCACGCCTCAGCCCCCCGCTGAGCCCAACCCCGTGGCCATGGAGGCGCTGATGGCCACGCTTGGCGGGACGGCCGCGCAGGTGGACCCGACGCTGCCGGTGATCCGCCAGGGCCACCGGCTGGTGGTGCCGCTGCGGCGGCTCGCGGACCTGGAGGCGCTGACGCCGCGAGGCGCGGCGATGAACGCGCTGCTGATGCCGCACGGCTTGCGCGGCGTCTACCTCTTCACCCGCGAAGCGAAGGAGGAGGGGAGCGCGGCCCAGGCGCGCTACTTCGTCCCGGGGTTCGGCATCCTGGAGGACCCCGTGACGGGCTCCGCCGCGGGGCCGCTGGCGGCGTACCTGGCCGAGCATGGGAGCCTCCGGCTGCCCGAGCAGGGCGGCACGGTGGCCAGCCGCGTCGAGCAGGGCGACACGCTGGGCAAGCCGGGCCGCATCGACATCCAGGTCACCGGGCGGCCGGGCCACATCGAGCGGGCCCGCGTGGGCGGGGTGGCCCTCACCGTGATGGACGCCACGCTGCTCGCGTAG
- a CDS encoding diacylglycerol/lipid kinase family protein, which yields MKTFLVVNPRSANGQTGKRWVEISAQVGKVLGEFGHGFTSGGMDAARLARQAIDDGYECIVAVGGDGTLNEVTNGFFRDGKVINPQAALGLLPRGTGGDFRRTFGWDLELTSALERLRTEKTEPFDVGRLEFIGNDGNPATRFFANIASFGVSAVVAREVNQGSKALGGNLSFMWGTVKGLLKYQERQVRLTVDGGTPETVSVTAVAVANGRYFGSGMFVAPDAVTHDGLFDVTIWSNYGLSDFVLKSKGVYNGDHVTWKGTRRLRCRTIHAESEDGDVFLDVDGETPGRLPCTMTLLPGAIRLKV from the coding sequence ATGAAGACGTTCCTCGTGGTCAACCCGCGCAGCGCCAACGGGCAGACGGGGAAGCGATGGGTGGAGATCTCCGCGCAGGTGGGCAAGGTGCTCGGCGAGTTCGGGCACGGCTTCACCAGCGGCGGCATGGATGCGGCGCGTCTGGCGCGGCAGGCCATCGACGACGGCTATGAGTGCATCGTCGCGGTGGGCGGTGACGGCACCCTCAACGAGGTCACCAACGGCTTCTTCCGCGACGGGAAGGTCATCAACCCGCAGGCGGCGTTGGGCCTGCTGCCCCGCGGCACCGGCGGAGACTTCCGCCGCACCTTCGGGTGGGACCTGGAGCTGACGTCCGCGCTGGAGCGGCTGCGCACGGAGAAGACGGAGCCGTTCGACGTGGGACGGCTGGAGTTCATCGGCAACGACGGCAACCCGGCCACGCGCTTCTTCGCCAACATCGCCTCGTTTGGCGTGAGTGCGGTGGTGGCCCGCGAGGTGAACCAGGGCAGCAAGGCGCTGGGCGGCAACCTGAGCTTCATGTGGGGCACCGTGAAGGGCCTCCTGAAGTACCAGGAGCGGCAGGTGCGCCTCACGGTGGATGGCGGCACGCCGGAGACGGTGAGCGTCACCGCGGTGGCCGTGGCCAACGGGCGCTACTTCGGCAGCGGCATGTTCGTCGCGCCCGACGCGGTGACGCACGACGGCCTGTTCGACGTCACCATCTGGTCCAACTACGGCCTGTCCGACTTCGTCCTCAAGTCGAAGGGCGTCTACAACGGCGACCACGTCACCTGGAAGGGCACGCGGCGGCTGCGCTGCCGCACGATCCACGCGGAGTCGGAGGACGGCGACGTGTTCCTGGACGTGGACGGCGAGACGCCGGGCCGGCTGCCCTGCACCATGACGCTGCTGCCCGGCGCCATCCGCCTCAAGGTGTAG
- a CDS encoding CheR family methyltransferase: MSLLPDDFAYLRKRVLRRSGLVLEPDTHALVETRLTPLMREEHLPDISALVARLRSQPESSPLHQRLAEALANHETAFFRDAPVFDALRTTVLPALLAKRSRTRTLRIWCAACAYGQEPYSVAMTLAEAGLLITGWTVRILATDFSTRALMRASEARYDAQEIHRGLSPKLRQRYFHQDRDKWRLNEQVRRPVEFRPLNLMDDFPPEAPVDLVFLRNVMIYWDATTRHAVLARVRRMIHAEGYLVLGAAEASPLGEDGFTRHLIGQTSWYRPTPASQTSAGAPMRDAPRPPRSGATP, from the coding sequence ATGTCCCTGCTTCCCGACGACTTCGCGTATCTGCGCAAGCGCGTGCTGCGCCGCTCCGGGCTCGTGCTGGAGCCCGACACGCACGCGCTGGTGGAGACGCGGCTCACGCCGCTCATGCGCGAGGAGCATCTGCCGGACATCTCCGCCCTGGTCGCGCGGCTTCGCTCACAGCCGGAGAGCAGCCCGCTCCACCAGCGGCTGGCGGAGGCGCTGGCCAACCACGAGACGGCCTTCTTCCGCGACGCGCCGGTGTTCGACGCCCTGCGCACCACGGTCCTGCCCGCCCTGCTGGCGAAGCGCTCCCGCACGCGGACGCTGCGCATCTGGTGCGCGGCGTGCGCCTACGGCCAGGAGCCCTACAGCGTGGCGATGACGCTGGCGGAGGCCGGGCTGCTCATCACCGGCTGGACGGTGCGCATCCTCGCCACGGACTTCTCCACCCGCGCGCTCATGCGCGCCAGCGAGGCCCGCTACGACGCGCAGGAGATCCACCGGGGCCTGTCACCCAAGCTGCGCCAGCGCTACTTCCATCAGGACCGCGACAAATGGCGGCTGAACGAACAGGTGCGCAGGCCGGTGGAGTTCCGGCCGCTCAACCTGATGGACGACTTCCCACCGGAAGCGCCCGTGGACCTCGTCTTCCTTCGCAACGTGATGATCTACTGGGACGCGACCACCCGGCACGCGGTGCTCGCGCGCGTGCGGCGGATGATCCACGCGGAGGGCTACCTGGTGCTGGGCGCCGCGGAGGCCTCTCCCCTGGGCGAGGACGGCTTCACGCGGCACCTGATTGGACAGACCAGTTGGTACCGCCCCACGCCCGCGTCGCAGACCAGCGCGGGCGCCCCCATGCGGGATGCGCCGCGCCCTCCCCGCTCCGGCGCTACACCTTGA
- a CDS encoding antibiotic biosynthesis monooxygenase family protein: protein MVTIGMNYEVREGKAEAFERKFALVLEAMRTLPAHAHTELFKSVGAPGRYLIVSEWHSREGFDAFIASEAFHRVTDWGASAILASRPRHEVYGDAASSVPSGRCPVAHAVR, encoded by the coding sequence ATGGTCACCATCGGCATGAACTACGAGGTGCGTGAGGGCAAGGCGGAAGCCTTCGAGCGGAAGTTCGCGCTCGTCCTGGAGGCGATGCGGACGCTGCCGGCGCACGCGCACACGGAGCTGTTCAAGAGCGTGGGGGCGCCGGGGCGCTACCTCATCGTCTCCGAGTGGCACAGCCGCGAGGGCTTCGACGCCTTCATCGCGTCCGAGGCCTTCCACCGCGTGACGGACTGGGGCGCGAGCGCCATCCTCGCGAGCCGCCCGCGCCACGAGGTGTATGGCGATGCGGCCTCCAGCGTCCCCTCCGGCCGCTGCCCGGTCGCGCACGCGGTCCGGTGA